The following are encoded together in the Geobacter sulfurreducens PCA genome:
- the pyk gene encoding pyruvate kinase, whose product MDTLSRKTKIIATLGPVSSSPDMIRQLMDAGVDVFRLNFSHGSNDQRREVIAAIRRLSAERGKEIGILADLQGPKIRTGRMENGAIPLVRGDSLDITTDEVLGRPGLISTIYQSLPHDVKPGSRILLDDGLIELRVQSVSGATVRCTVVQGGMLKDLKGINLPGVKVSAPSLSEKDLRDLDFCLEVGVDYIALSFVRTAADVEGLKRILFERDVQVPVVAKIEKPEALRNFKSILKVADAVMVARGDLGVEISPEKVPLFQKKIIRACNEAGKPVITATQMLESMISHPRPTRAETSDVANAILDGTDAVMLSGETASGQFPLEAVRTMDKVALDVERFAQVEDGSGPRRHSVSIAEAVAEAACHAAVILKAKAVACMTQSGSTAARISRYRPPLPILAFTGSVDTMRRLSLYWGVKAYPIGTMAGTDEQIVAVESTLLSGGYRKGDVVVITMGVPVEARGSTNLMKVHKLGTGQFFEIF is encoded by the coding sequence ATGGATACACTGTCACGCAAAACCAAGATCATCGCCACTCTGGGGCCCGTCAGCTCCTCGCCCGACATGATCCGGCAGCTGATGGACGCAGGAGTCGATGTCTTCCGGCTCAACTTTTCCCACGGCTCCAACGACCAGCGGCGGGAGGTAATCGCCGCCATCCGGCGTCTTTCCGCCGAACGGGGCAAGGAGATAGGCATTCTGGCCGATCTCCAGGGGCCCAAGATCAGGACCGGCAGGATGGAGAACGGTGCCATTCCGCTGGTGCGGGGCGACTCGCTCGACATTACCACCGATGAGGTCCTGGGGCGCCCCGGTCTCATTTCCACCATCTACCAGTCTCTCCCCCACGACGTGAAGCCCGGCTCACGCATCCTGCTGGACGACGGCCTTATCGAGTTGCGGGTCCAGTCCGTGTCCGGCGCCACGGTCCGTTGCACCGTGGTCCAGGGGGGCATGCTCAAGGATCTGAAAGGGATCAACCTCCCCGGCGTCAAGGTTTCTGCGCCGTCGCTGTCGGAGAAGGACCTCCGCGATCTGGATTTCTGCCTGGAGGTGGGGGTCGACTACATTGCCCTGTCCTTTGTCCGCACTGCCGCCGACGTGGAGGGGCTGAAGCGGATCCTCTTCGAACGGGACGTCCAGGTGCCGGTGGTGGCCAAGATCGAGAAGCCCGAGGCCCTGCGCAACTTCAAAAGCATCCTCAAGGTTGCCGATGCGGTCATGGTGGCCCGGGGCGATCTGGGGGTGGAAATCAGCCCGGAAAAGGTCCCCCTGTTCCAGAAAAAGATCATCCGGGCCTGCAACGAGGCCGGCAAACCGGTGATCACCGCCACCCAGATGCTTGAATCCATGATTAGCCATCCGCGCCCCACCCGGGCCGAGACCTCGGACGTGGCCAACGCCATCCTCGACGGAACCGATGCGGTCATGCTCTCGGGTGAGACCGCCTCGGGGCAGTTTCCCCTGGAAGCGGTGCGTACCATGGACAAGGTGGCCCTCGACGTTGAGCGCTTCGCTCAGGTGGAGGACGGCTCGGGGCCACGCCGCCACAGCGTCAGCATCGCCGAGGCGGTGGCCGAGGCCGCCTGCCACGCTGCCGTCATTCTGAAGGCGAAGGCCGTGGCCTGCATGACCCAGTCGGGGAGCACGGCTGCCCGCATCTCACGCTACCGGCCTCCGCTGCCGATCCTCGCCTTCACCGGTTCGGTGGACACCATGCGACGGCTGTCGCTCTACTGGGGAGTCAAGGCATACCCCATCGGCACCATGGCCGGCACCGACGAGCAGATAGTGGCCGTGGAGTCGACGCTCCTGTCCGGTGGCTACCGCAAGGGCGACGTGGTGGTCATCACCATGGGTGTGCCGGTGGAGGCCCGGGGGTCCACCAACCTCATGAAGGTCCACAAGCTGGGAACCGGCCAGTTCTTCGAGATATTTTGA
- a CDS encoding DUF507 family protein, with product MSISEDRISHLAHRIYDRLWKDDLADFADERQALHCLKEGIASFFAVAGEVDAAVRRKLASYSQAKVPGSRDYEILYQKFYQEEMAKRKW from the coding sequence ATGAGCATATCCGAAGACCGCATCTCGCACCTGGCACACCGCATCTACGACCGGCTCTGGAAGGACGACTTGGCTGACTTCGCCGACGAGCGTCAGGCACTGCACTGTCTCAAGGAGGGGATCGCCTCGTTCTTCGCCGTCGCCGGTGAGGTGGATGCCGCGGTGCGCAGAAAGCTGGCCTCCTACTCCCAGGCAAAGGTTCCCGGCAGCCGGGACTACGAAATTCTGTACCAGAAGTTCTACCAGGAAGAGATGGCAAAACGGAAATGGTGA
- a CDS encoding NADH:flavin oxidoreductase — protein MRKVFDETKINHMVLANRLVRSATWEGMCGEDGCPSEKLAGYYATLARGGVGLIITGYAFVRPDGKQLPGQMGVHEGSFAAAARQVTGAVHREGGKICLQLVHCGGQAPSRAAGCQPVAPSAIKAVQYPELPRELPMAEVVELAGLFADGARRAREWGFDAVQLHAAHGYLINQFLSPLTNHRTDHYGGNLESRALFLLETCRAVRRAVGKEFPVMVKLNGSDNLAGGFDLDEAVQVARMLDEEGIDAIEVSGGTPASGARTAVRQGIETREQEAYNLPSAYRIKNAVSCPVMVVGGFRSFELVEGVIRREEADYVALSRPLIREPHLPLRWQQGDESRARCISCNGCFKPGLKEGGICCVVDKMERESREFSL, from the coding sequence ATGCGCAAGGTGTTCGACGAGACCAAGATCAACCACATGGTGCTTGCCAACCGCCTCGTCCGCTCCGCCACCTGGGAGGGAATGTGCGGCGAGGACGGCTGTCCCTCGGAAAAGCTGGCGGGTTACTATGCCACCCTCGCCCGGGGCGGGGTGGGGCTCATCATCACCGGCTACGCCTTCGTTCGCCCTGACGGGAAACAACTTCCCGGGCAGATGGGTGTCCATGAGGGCTCCTTCGCCGCCGCCGCGCGGCAGGTAACCGGCGCCGTCCACCGGGAAGGGGGGAAAATCTGCCTCCAACTGGTTCACTGCGGGGGACAGGCGCCGTCCCGGGCCGCCGGCTGCCAGCCGGTGGCTCCCTCGGCAATCAAGGCGGTGCAGTATCCGGAACTGCCGCGGGAACTACCTATGGCCGAAGTGGTTGAGCTGGCGGGCCTGTTCGCCGACGGCGCCCGCCGCGCACGCGAGTGGGGCTTCGACGCGGTCCAGCTCCACGCCGCCCACGGCTACCTGATCAACCAGTTCCTTTCTCCTCTTACCAACCATCGGACCGATCACTACGGTGGCAACCTGGAAAGTCGAGCCCTGTTCCTTCTTGAGACCTGCCGTGCCGTGCGCCGGGCGGTGGGAAAAGAGTTCCCCGTCATGGTCAAGCTCAACGGCTCCGACAACCTGGCCGGCGGATTCGACCTGGACGAGGCGGTTCAAGTTGCCCGGATGCTCGATGAAGAAGGCATCGACGCCATCGAGGTGTCGGGCGGCACCCCCGCCTCGGGAGCCCGAACCGCAGTGCGTCAGGGGATCGAGACCCGGGAGCAGGAAGCCTACAACCTTCCGTCCGCCTATCGGATCAAGAATGCCGTCTCTTGCCCTGTCATGGTGGTGGGGGGATTCCGTTCCTTCGAGCTGGTGGAAGGGGTCATCCGCCGGGAAGAGGCCGACTACGTGGCCCTTTCCCGGCCCCTCATCCGCGAACCGCACCTTCCCCTCCGCTGGCAGCAGGGCGACGAGAGCCGGGCCCGCTGTATCTCATGCAACGGCTGTTTCAAGCCGGGGCTCAAGGAGGGGGGGATCTGCTGCGTGGTGGACAAGATGGAGCGGGAGAGCCGGGAGTTTTCTCTGTAA
- a CDS encoding lipoprotein, translating to MVTFAGTLRIRAVLLLVVACSWLFFGCTPRPAVSVSPDFRPTGGVETAYVVPFASALVPELFSETAFNDFVDLLNGRRGETGIASFVILKEEVKEVDPTWLDRQHYISGDIWSYVEDSGCCATSIRVKARAYLHEPGRKDPVAEIFVPLEAFFDHDRSTVERERDRLARTLARELADRFAVILAPRR from the coding sequence ATGGTGACGTTCGCCGGCACGCTCCGCATCCGCGCCGTCCTGCTGCTCGTCGTTGCCTGTTCCTGGCTGTTCTTCGGCTGCACGCCCCGGCCGGCCGTCTCCGTTTCCCCGGACTTCCGTCCCACCGGCGGGGTGGAGACCGCTTACGTTGTCCCCTTCGCGTCGGCCCTGGTCCCCGAGCTGTTCTCCGAGACTGCATTCAACGACTTCGTCGACCTCCTGAACGGCCGGCGGGGGGAGACCGGTATTGCGTCCTTTGTCATCCTCAAGGAGGAGGTCAAGGAGGTGGACCCGACATGGCTCGACCGCCAACACTACATCTCCGGCGATATCTGGAGCTATGTTGAGGATTCAGGGTGCTGCGCCACCAGCATCAGGGTGAAGGCGCGAGCCTACCTCCACGAACCGGGCAGAAAAGATCCGGTAGCCGAGATCTTCGTCCCCCTTGAGGCCTTCTTCGATCACGACCGGTCAACGGTCGAGCGGGAGCGCGACCGGCTGGCCCGCACCCTCGCCCGCGAGCTCGCCGACCGCTTCGCGGTCATTCTTGCCCCGCGCCGCTAA
- a CDS encoding DUF507 family protein encodes MRLKDEQIARLAERLLEGLTAAGLITLKAERGKILDGIRRAVATDIKGEEELEKEAERLLEQTLRSMGSGAGIDRHRMLKMIKDKLAKDRGVVL; translated from the coding sequence GTGCGACTGAAGGACGAACAGATAGCCCGGCTGGCCGAGCGCCTCCTGGAGGGGCTCACGGCCGCCGGCCTCATCACCCTCAAAGCCGAGCGGGGCAAGATCCTCGACGGCATCAGGCGCGCCGTTGCCACCGACATCAAGGGTGAGGAGGAACTGGAAAAAGAGGCAGAACGGCTTCTGGAGCAGACCCTCCGTTCCATGGGCAGCGGGGCAGGCATCGACCGCCACCGGATGCTCAAGATGATCAAGGACAAGCTGGCGAAAGACCGCGGCGTGGTTCTCTGA
- the aroF gene encoding 3-deoxy-7-phosphoheptulonate synthase: protein MLIVMNHKAGPKQIEAVVKAVEQMGLTAAPIPGSERTAIGVLGNHGYVDDTTIRDLPGVQEVIHVSKPYKLVSRDFHPRHTVVKVGDVAIGEGKRPVVVAGPCAVEGEEQIVRTARAVKKYGADLLRGGAFKPRTGPHTFQGLREEGLKLLAIARRETGLPIVTEVMSPDTVGLVAEYADLLQVGARNMQNFELLKELGRIRKPVLLKRGMSATLEEFLAAAEYILAEGNGQVILCERGIRTFETATRNTLDLAVVPLIREMTHLPVMVDPSHATGKRSLVAPMAKAALVAGAHGVLVEVHPEPDKALSDGPQSLTFHGFEALMGEIRRLNEFLGF from the coding sequence GTGCTGATTGTCATGAACCACAAGGCTGGACCGAAACAAATCGAGGCGGTAGTGAAGGCGGTGGAGCAGATGGGACTTACGGCGGCGCCCATTCCCGGCAGCGAACGGACAGCCATCGGCGTCCTCGGCAATCACGGGTATGTGGATGATACCACCATCCGGGATCTGCCCGGCGTTCAGGAGGTCATCCATGTCTCCAAACCCTATAAGCTCGTTTCCCGCGACTTCCACCCGCGCCATACGGTGGTGAAGGTGGGCGACGTGGCCATCGGCGAGGGGAAGCGCCCTGTAGTGGTGGCCGGCCCCTGCGCCGTGGAAGGGGAGGAGCAGATCGTCCGGACCGCGCGGGCGGTGAAAAAATACGGAGCTGATCTTCTGCGGGGGGGCGCCTTCAAACCCCGCACCGGTCCCCATACCTTCCAGGGGCTGCGGGAGGAAGGGCTGAAGCTTCTGGCCATTGCCCGCCGGGAGACGGGACTTCCCATCGTGACCGAGGTCATGAGTCCCGACACGGTGGGACTTGTGGCGGAATATGCCGACCTCCTCCAGGTTGGCGCGCGCAACATGCAAAACTTCGAACTGCTCAAGGAGTTGGGCCGAATCCGCAAGCCAGTGCTCCTCAAGCGGGGGATGAGTGCTACTCTGGAGGAATTTCTGGCCGCGGCCGAATACATTTTGGCTGAGGGCAACGGCCAGGTGATCCTCTGCGAGCGGGGGATCCGGACCTTCGAGACCGCCACCCGCAATACCCTCGACCTGGCGGTGGTGCCCCTCATCCGGGAGATGACCCATCTGCCGGTCATGGTTGACCCCTCCCACGCCACCGGAAAGCGGAGCCTCGTGGCGCCCATGGCCAAGGCGGCGCTGGTGGCAGGAGCCCACGGTGTCCTCGTGGAGGTCCACCCGGAGCCGGACAAGGCCCTCTCGGACGGCCCCCAGTCTCTCACTTTCCACGGCTTCGAGGCACTCATGGGCGAGATCCGGCGGCTCAACGAGTTCCTCGGCTTCTGA
- a CDS encoding putative DNA modification/repair radical SAM protein: protein MAEPTLAEKLEILADGAKYDVSCASSGSSRKGKGGIGNAAQCGICHSWTADGRCVSLLKILLTNVCIYDCAYCVNRRSNDIRRVMLTPAEVAELTIGFYRRNAIEGLFLSTGVIRNPDYTMELLIEATRQLREEYRFNGYIHVKVVPGADLALVERLGRHADRVSINMELPSRESLALLAPDKSRESIVGPMKRVGELIVQTREERKVSRKMPPFAPAGQSTQLIVGASGETDLQIISLAAGLYGRLSLKRVYYSAFISVNRDERLPAVVGTPPLAREHRLYQADWLMRYYGFAAGELLDEERPNLDLSLDPKAGWALRNLHLFPVEVNRADYEALLRVPGIGVRSAQRIVLARRGSHLSLDDLPRLGVVMKRARYFITARGRFAADLTPDAAGLRLRLTEKPLRRERWSQPSLFDGGAGMDIRSTITGEL from the coding sequence ATGGCGGAACCAACTCTGGCTGAAAAACTCGAAATCCTCGCCGACGGCGCCAAGTACGACGTTTCATGCGCCTCCAGCGGCAGCTCCCGCAAAGGCAAGGGTGGGATCGGAAACGCCGCCCAGTGCGGCATCTGCCACTCCTGGACCGCCGACGGCCGCTGCGTATCCCTCCTGAAGATCCTTCTCACCAACGTCTGCATCTATGACTGTGCCTACTGCGTGAACCGTCGCTCCAACGACATCCGGCGGGTGATGCTCACTCCCGCCGAGGTGGCGGAGCTCACCATCGGCTTTTACCGCCGCAATGCCATCGAAGGGCTCTTCCTCTCCACCGGGGTCATCAGGAATCCCGACTACACCATGGAGCTTCTCATCGAAGCGACCCGGCAGCTGCGCGAGGAGTACCGCTTCAACGGCTACATCCACGTAAAGGTGGTGCCCGGCGCGGACCTCGCCCTGGTGGAGCGACTCGGTCGCCATGCCGACCGGGTCAGTATCAACATGGAACTCCCGTCGCGCGAGAGCCTTGCACTCCTGGCGCCCGACAAAAGCAGGGAGTCGATCGTGGGGCCCATGAAGCGAGTGGGGGAGCTGATCGTCCAGACCCGGGAGGAGCGCAAGGTTTCCCGGAAGATGCCCCCCTTTGCCCCGGCCGGGCAGAGCACCCAGCTCATCGTCGGCGCATCGGGGGAGACTGACCTGCAGATCATTTCGCTGGCGGCGGGGCTTTACGGAAGGCTTTCCCTGAAGCGGGTCTACTACTCTGCCTTCATCTCCGTGAACCGGGACGAGCGCCTTCCCGCCGTGGTGGGCACCCCACCGCTCGCGCGGGAACACCGCCTCTACCAGGCCGACTGGCTCATGCGCTACTATGGCTTCGCCGCCGGCGAGCTCCTGGACGAAGAGCGCCCCAACCTGGATCTCTCGCTGGACCCCAAGGCTGGGTGGGCGCTCCGAAATCTTCACCTGTTCCCCGTCGAGGTGAATCGGGCCGACTACGAGGCGCTCCTTCGGGTGCCGGGAATCGGGGTCCGCTCGGCCCAGCGGATCGTCTTGGCGCGGCGGGGCAGCCATCTGTCCCTGGATGACCTGCCCAGGCTCGGGGTGGTGATGAAGCGCGCCCGCTACTTCATTACCGCCCGAGGGAGGTTCGCCGCCGATCTGACTCCCGATGCGGCAGGCCTCCGGCTGCGTCTCACCGAAAAACCACTTCGGCGCGAGCGCTGGAGCCAGCCGTCCCTGTTCGACGGTGGGGCCGGCATGGACATTCGGTCCACCATCACGGGTGAGTTGTGA
- a CDS encoding c-type cytochrome, producing the protein MPVTKAVAVILAAGALCASSVPTFAAASGEKLFAEKCAMCHKVKGAGGILGPDLTKVGATRNESFLREQLTNPKKMNPATTMPSFKGLPKQEQDALVNYLKGLR; encoded by the coding sequence ATGCCCGTGACCAAGGCCGTTGCCGTTATCCTCGCCGCCGGCGCGCTCTGCGCCTCCTCCGTCCCAACCTTCGCCGCCGCATCGGGAGAGAAACTCTTCGCAGAGAAGTGCGCCATGTGCCACAAAGTGAAGGGTGCGGGCGGAATCCTCGGCCCGGATCTGACAAAAGTGGGAGCAACGCGGAATGAATCGTTCCTGCGCGAACAGCTGACAAACCCCAAGAAAATGAATCCTGCCACCACCATGCCGTCTTTCAAGGGCCTGCCCAAGCAAGAGCAGGACGCGCTGGTCAACTACCTGAAAGGCCTGCGGTAG
- a CDS encoding cytochrome c, whose protein sequence is MLTRVFTLLAFVAMLSLASGCAMLMSWKAIPPPGGCDQCHTVPISANWQVSYRTVALTDERGSDRPYFQTETYNVPPTDRPRSSLDIRKVDELPCFECHKSPSPAHKGRVGKFHH, encoded by the coding sequence ATGCTCACCCGAGTTTTCACACTTCTGGCATTCGTGGCCATGCTGTCGCTGGCCAGCGGTTGCGCCATGCTGATGTCCTGGAAGGCTATTCCTCCGCCGGGCGGTTGCGATCAGTGCCATACCGTTCCCATCAGCGCAAACTGGCAGGTATCCTATCGCACCGTTGCCCTGACCGATGAGCGCGGCAGCGACCGCCCCTACTTCCAGACCGAGACGTACAACGTTCCCCCCACCGATCGTCCGCGGTCGAGCCTCGACATCCGCAAGGTGGACGAACTTCCCTGCTTCGAGTGCCACAAGTCTCCGAGTCCGGCCCATAAGGGACGGGTCGGCAAATTCCACCACTGA